The genome window GCGTTAGAACTACTGGATGCTGATAATGGTAAAAGTATTCCGTCAGGCAGCACGAGACTCACGAAAGAGAGAGAAGTGTTGGTTTTAAGTAGGGTAGCAGATCGGAATCCTATTGATACCAAAATTCACCAATCCATGGAAACGGTTAAGTTTGATGGACACCAATTAGAGTTCAAAACCATAGCAGTAGATGACCCGTTGACATATGTAAAGTCAACTAATTCCAACAATAAAATTTTCCTTGATGCAGAGGGATTAACATATCCTTTTGTAGTGAGAAACTGGCAACATGGAGATCGCATGCAGCCTTATGGAATGAAGGGTAGTAAATTGATAAGCGATTTACTAACTGACCACAAAATTCCTTCTTTAGAACGAGAAAAAGCAGTAGTATTGACTAGCGGTAGCACTATATTATGGCTGTTAGGCATAAGAGCTAGCAAGCACCACAAAATTACGAGTATAACCAAATCTATAATTGAAATAACCTCAGACTTATGAGAAAGCTTCTATTTGCATTAACAGCCTTGATTGCTTTACAATTAACCGCTCAGCAAGACCCTACTTCCTGGTCTACCGATGTAAAAAAAATATCAGATCAAGAGTATGAGTTGACTACTACTGCTGTTATAGAGCCGGGATGGCATTTGTATTCACAAACTACATCTCCAGATATTAGTGGGCCAGTGGCCACCACCTTGAGTTTTTATGGGGTAGAAGATCAAATAGAATTGCTAGGTGTTAATGAAGAAACCGGTTCTTATGCAGAATATTCCCCAGTATGGGAGTTTAATGTGTACCAATTCTCTGACGCAGCGGTTTTTAAACAAAAAATTAAAGTTCTCCATACAGATTTAAAATACCTAATCGCCGAAGTGTTTTTTATGACTTGTGATGAAGAACGATGTTTACGACCTAAAGGTGTTGCACTTACGTTTAAGTTAGATCCTACCGCTGCCGTTCCACCTACCGCTGCTGACCTCATTGAAAAGTATCTGGATGAAGAAAAGGATCCTATGCTGTCCATGGCTCCAGAAGTAGCGTCTATTCCATTTAAAGAAGCTCATGAAAAAGAAGGAGCTCCAAAAGAGCAGGATGTAAAAAAAAAAACTGATCAAGAATTAGAAGAAAAAGAAGAGAAAAAAGACCGCAGTCTTTGGACTATTTTTATTGTTGCATTTATCTCAGGATTTGCCGCATTGCTCACTCCTTGTGTTTTTCCTATGATACCGCTTACGGTAAGCTTTTTTACGAAGCAAAGTAAAAACAGAGCAAAAGGTATTTCTAATGCGATACTCTACGGCGTTTTTATCATCGTTATTTACGTACTTTTAGGTACGGTTGTTACCGCCATTTTTGGTTCAGAATCTTTGAACCAGCTCAGTACCAATGTGTATTTTAATGTGGCGTTCTTCCTGATATTAGTGGTTTTTGCAGCTTCCTTTTTAGGAGCATTTGAAATCACATTGCCTCAATCTTGGGCTAACAAAGCAGATGAAAAAGCTAATAAAGGCGGTATCGCTGGAATCTTTTTTATGGCGCTAGCTCTTGCGATTGTTTCCTTTTCCTGTACGGGACCTATAGTAGGATCACTCATTGTAGAAGCTGCATCTAAAGGTGGACTAGCACCTGTGATTGGAATGTTCGGTTTCTCACTAGCTATAGCGTTACCATTTGCATTGTTTGCAATTTTCCCAGGATGGTTGAATTCGCTACCAAAATCTGGTGGTTGGTTAAATACGGTAAAGGTTGTTTTAGGATTTTTAGAATTGGCGCTGGCTTTCAAATTTTTATCTGCTGCAGACTTGGTTTATCAAACTCATTATTTAGAACGTGAGGTGTTTTTGACGATATGGATTGCTATTTTTGGTGGCCTCACCTTATATCTTTTCGGTAAAATTAAAATGCCACATGATGGTCCTGACACCAGCATATCAGTAGGAAGATTGTTATTAGGATTAGTGGTATTGACTTTTACCATTTATATGATTCCGGGTCTTTGGGGTGCGCCGTTAAAGATCATATCCGGTTTTCCACCGCCATTAAATTATGCTGAAGCTCCTTATGGAGTAGGATACACAAAACTAGATGCCAATCTAGAGATACCAGAAGGTGCACATCTAGCGGTTCATGACATTATAGCTTTTCATGATTATGAAGAAGGCCTCGCCTATGCTAAGGAAGTGAATAAGCCTATTCTGTTAGACTTTACGGGTTGGGCATGTGTGAATTGTCGTAAGATGGAAGAACGAGTGTGGAGCGAGCCTGCGATCTTAAATATGTTGAAAAACGATTTTGTATTGATTTCGCTTTATGTGGATGATAAAAACAAACTTCCTAAAGAGCAACAATACGTTTCTGAGGTGACAGGAAAAAAAGTGCGAACCATAGGAGATAAATGGATGGAGTTTCAGAAAAATAATTATCAAGTTGCAGCACAGCCTTTATACGTCATCAAAGATAAAGATGGAAATGACATAGGTCAACCTATTTCCTACACTCCAGAAGTAGACCTTTACGAAGCCTGGT of Nonlabens sp. Ci31 contains these proteins:
- a CDS encoding protein-disulfide reductase DsbD family protein, which gives rise to MRKLLFALTALIALQLTAQQDPTSWSTDVKKISDQEYELTTTAVIEPGWHLYSQTTSPDISGPVATTLSFYGVEDQIELLGVNEETGSYAEYSPVWEFNVYQFSDAAVFKQKIKVLHTDLKYLIAEVFFMTCDEERCLRPKGVALTFKLDPTAAVPPTAADLIEKYLDEEKDPMLSMAPEVASIPFKEAHEKEGAPKEQDVKKKTDQELEEKEEKKDRSLWTIFIVAFISGFAALLTPCVFPMIPLTVSFFTKQSKNRAKGISNAILYGVFIIVIYVLLGTVVTAIFGSESLNQLSTNVYFNVAFFLILVVFAASFLGAFEITLPQSWANKADEKANKGGIAGIFFMALALAIVSFSCTGPIVGSLIVEAASKGGLAPVIGMFGFSLAIALPFALFAIFPGWLNSLPKSGGWLNTVKVVLGFLELALAFKFLSAADLVYQTHYLEREVFLTIWIAIFGGLTLYLFGKIKMPHDGPDTSISVGRLLLGLVVLTFTIYMIPGLWGAPLKIISGFPPPLNYAEAPYGVGYTKLDANLEIPEGAHLAVHDIIAFHDYEEGLAYAKEVNKPILLDFTGWACVNCRKMEERVWSEPAILNMLKNDFVLISLYVDDKNKLPKEQQYVSEVTGKKVRTIGDKWMEFQKNNYQVAAQPLYVIKDKDGNDIGQPISYTPEVDLYEAWLRKGLQ